One genomic segment of Dehalogenimonas alkenigignens includes these proteins:
- a CDS encoding ATP-binding protein, with amino-acid sequence MEHISEILKKTLTNTPKANTGNLSGADSHPGETPSDCPGCRGARFVYARNADGKPDYSLTVPCRCVDSAADAEKVRRLAEYSRLGTLRSLTFDNLLPEGRHGSPQNRAGFKSAYHAALTFAESPVGFLVLTGPSGAGKTHLAAAITNRRIDAGHAVLYRSAPDLLDDLKAGFASNADNPFPDTFEMIKNTPLLVIDDLGVQSDTAWAREKMDQLITYRFNHELPTVIATALPMDNLDDRLKNRLSDPRLAKVLNLATGGADMDWPPGLDLQRTMNFLSFDRDRLNLPPEDRDNLARAYQVAHDFARAPEGWLILQGVTGCGKTHLASAIVNFRYQGGQTALFVVVPEFLDHLRSAFSPDAKVSYDELFDRVKTTPFLVLDDFGEQATTPWAQEKLYQVISYRYNARLPTVVTTRASLDEIEPAISSRFIDHQFSMVFNITAPDYRGDASHAKARRPAPRPSRQFKK; translated from the coding sequence ATGGAACATATTTCGGAAATCCTCAAAAAGACCCTGACAAATACACCAAAGGCAAATACGGGAAATTTGTCCGGCGCTGATTCCCACCCCGGTGAAACGCCCAGCGATTGCCCGGGGTGCCGCGGCGCGCGCTTCGTGTACGCCCGGAACGCGGATGGCAAACCGGATTATTCCCTCACCGTGCCCTGCCGGTGCGTTGACTCCGCCGCCGACGCCGAGAAAGTCAGGCGGCTGGCTGAGTATTCCCGCCTTGGAACCCTGCGGTCGCTGACTTTCGATAATCTGCTGCCGGAAGGCCGGCATGGTTCACCGCAAAACCGCGCCGGGTTCAAGTCAGCTTACCACGCGGCGCTGACTTTTGCTGAATCTCCTGTCGGATTTCTGGTCCTGACCGGACCATCCGGCGCCGGCAAGACCCATCTAGCGGCGGCGATCACCAACCGCCGCATCGACGCCGGTCACGCCGTACTCTACCGCTCGGCGCCCGATCTGCTGGACGACCTTAAGGCCGGCTTTGCCTCGAACGCCGATAATCCGTTTCCCGACACTTTTGAAATGATAAAAAACACACCTCTCCTGGTGATTGACGACCTGGGCGTCCAGTCCGACACCGCCTGGGCGCGCGAGAAAATGGATCAACTGATCACCTACCGTTTCAACCATGAACTGCCGACGGTCATCGCGACGGCACTGCCCATGGATAATTTGGACGACCGGCTGAAGAACCGTTTGTCGGATCCGCGCCTGGCTAAAGTGTTGAACCTGGCGACCGGCGGCGCCGACATGGATTGGCCTCCGGGGCTGGATTTACAGCGCACGATGAACTTTCTGTCTTTCGATCGGGACCGCCTTAATCTGCCTCCCGAAGATAGGGATAACCTTGCCCGCGCCTACCAGGTAGCCCATGATTTCGCCCGGGCGCCCGAAGGCTGGCTCATCCTTCAGGGCGTCACCGGCTGCGGAAAGACTCACCTGGCATCGGCAATCGTGAACTTCAGGTACCAGGGAGGGCAAACCGCTCTCTTTGTCGTCGTACCGGAATTCCTTGACCATTTACGGTCGGCTTTCAGTCCCGATGCCAAAGTTTCTTACGATGAGCTTTTTGATCGGGTCAAGACGACGCCTTTCCTGGTGCTTGATGACTTCGGCGAACAGGCGACTACGCCCTGGGCCCAGGAGAAGCTTTATCAGGTGATTTCCTATCGCTACAACGCCCGGCTGCCCACCGTGGTGACGACACGGGCGTCTCTCGACGAAATCGAACCGGCCATTTCTTCGCGCTTCATCGACCACCAGTTCAGCATGGTCTTCAACATCACCGCGCCCGATTACCGCGGCGACGCTTCCCACGCCAAAGCAAGAAGGCCGGCGCCACGGCCATCCCGCCAATTCAAAAAGTAA
- the lysA gene encoding diaminopimelate decarboxylase, producing the protein MKETPPFFPLGSAINDHGHLVIGGCDSMDLAETYGTPLYVFAEEDIRARAREFKREFTGRLSSSRVVYAGKACLNRAVAKIIAEEGLGLDVVSGGELEIARSAGFPMKNIYFHGNNKSDAELELALAAGVGRIVIDNAWELARLDGIAGARSCRADVMLRIKPGIDPHTHAKITTGNIDSKFGFGLEDADSAVGRILSSNSLKLVGFHYHIGSQIFEIQPFLDAMHTALGFIAGVRGRWGLIVDELDAGGGFAVQYLSGQAPPSVGEYAEAIVSFFKEECRRLDLTSLSLTVEPGRATVARAAVALYSVGVIKDIPGIRRYLCVDGGMADNIRPALYGACYEPYLANRMTERANQLYTVAGRFCESGDILAADVKLPAADPGDTLVMPVCGAYCIPMASNYNAFFRPAVVMVKEGQHRLIRRRESIEDLLRTDLG; encoded by the coding sequence ATGAAAGAAACACCCCCATTTTTTCCTTTAGGTTCGGCAATCAACGATCACGGGCACCTGGTGATCGGCGGCTGCGACTCCATGGACTTGGCTGAAACATACGGCACGCCGCTCTACGTCTTCGCCGAAGAGGACATCCGGGCTCGCGCTCGTGAGTTTAAGCGGGAGTTTACCGGGCGGTTATCTTCATCTCGAGTCGTTTATGCCGGCAAAGCCTGTCTTAACCGGGCGGTAGCTAAAATCATCGCCGAGGAAGGCCTGGGGCTTGATGTTGTTTCCGGCGGCGAACTGGAGATTGCCCGATCGGCTGGCTTCCCGATGAAAAACATCTATTTCCACGGAAATAATAAGTCCGATGCCGAACTTGAACTTGCCTTGGCAGCCGGGGTCGGGCGTATCGTCATTGATAACGCCTGGGAGCTGGCACGGTTGGATGGCATTGCCGGCGCCCGCAGCTGCCGGGCTGATGTCATGTTGCGTATCAAGCCGGGCATTGACCCGCATACTCATGCCAAAATCACGACCGGTAATATTGACTCCAAATTTGGTTTCGGGCTGGAAGACGCCGATTCGGCAGTTGGGCGGATTTTAAGCTCTAACTCTTTGAAGTTGGTCGGTTTTCATTATCATATCGGTTCGCAGATATTTGAAATCCAACCTTTCCTGGACGCTATGCACACCGCCCTCGGATTTATTGCCGGGGTCAGGGGGCGGTGGGGTCTCATTGTTGATGAGCTGGATGCCGGCGGCGGTTTTGCCGTCCAGTATCTTTCCGGTCAAGCGCCCCCTTCAGTGGGTGAATACGCGGAGGCTATCGTCTCTTTTTTCAAAGAGGAATGCCGCCGCCTGGATTTAACATCGCTGTCGCTCACGGTGGAACCGGGGCGGGCGACCGTTGCCCGGGCCGCGGTGGCGCTTTATTCAGTGGGCGTCATCAAGGATATCCCAGGCATCAGGCGCTATTTGTGCGTCGATGGCGGCATGGCTGACAATATCAGGCCGGCGCTTTACGGCGCCTGTTACGAGCCGTACCTTGCTAATCGCATGACGGAAAGAGCGAACCAGCTTTATACTGTAGCCGGTCGGTTCTGCGAATCCGGCGATATCCTGGCCGCTGACGTAAAGCTGCCGGCAGCAGACCCTGGAGATACCCTGGTCATGCCGGTCTGCGGGGCATATTGTATCCCCATGGCATCGAATTATAACGCCTTTTTTCGCCCGGCAGTGGTCATGGTCAAGGAAGGGCAACACCGGTTAATCCGGCGGCGCGAGTCGATCGAAGACCTGCTGCGGACCGATCTTGGCTGA
- a CDS encoding glycosyltransferase, producing the protein MLKKTANRTVIHLIDQPSAPDLKLLERLADLGWNVHLVYRRAGSDRLINSSLKITAHRLPLSTRYPWVYLAFIAAVPIIYPVKSDIIHAHYLTRFGILAAVYRRFLRFKRMVLTAPGPDVLIEASRGMVKWSAEHALKMFEIVTFSSEPVSARLKELGVPSNRMLRLDWAGSEKEIEVAAASLEKRYAELIGRFEG; encoded by the coding sequence GTGTTGAAAAAAACGGCCAATCGAACGGTAATTCACCTGATAGATCAGCCCTCGGCGCCGGACTTGAAACTGCTCGAGCGTTTGGCCGATCTCGGCTGGAATGTTCATCTGGTGTACCGGAGGGCAGGGTCAGACCGCCTGATAAACAGCAGCTTAAAGATTACCGCTCACCGGTTGCCACTAAGCACCCGCTATCCATGGGTATATCTGGCTTTTATTGCTGCCGTACCAATAATATATCCCGTAAAATCGGATATTATTCACGCTCATTATCTGACGCGGTTCGGAATCCTGGCTGCGGTGTATCGCAGATTTTTACGTTTCAAACGCATGGTGTTAACCGCACCCGGCCCGGATGTCCTGATTGAAGCCAGCCGGGGAATGGTCAAATGGTCGGCGGAGCACGCGCTAAAGATGTTCGAGATAGTCACCTTTTCTTCCGAACCCGTGTCCGCTCGCCTGAAGGAACTCGGGGTACCGTCCAACCGGATGCTGCGGCTTGATTGGGCTGGTTCAGAAAAAGAGATTGAAGTAGCGGCAGCGTCACTCGAAAAGCGATACGCGGAGCTGATCGGCCGCTTCGAAGGCTAA
- the glmU gene encoding bifunctional sugar-1-phosphate nucleotidylyltransferase/acetyltransferase produces MMGNTSTVVIMAAGEGARMRPLTGTRPKVMLPVAGKPILEHLLTECAAAGAGDFILVVGYHDEAVRNYFTDGSKWGVNIRYVIQRQPAGTADALRQSSHLLGTAFVLLNGDIMLKSVDIVPLISAETNLISIVELPNVEGKGVIETRGGQVVRLYEKCTNPPTRLANAGVYHFTGDILKFVQQTPISPRGEYEITDTVQALIDAGIPVGYRLVSTWSELSYPWDLLQANESALANCPPSVEGMIEPGATITGSVAIGDGSLIKAGSYITGPVKIGRNCVIGPNCHIRPATDIGDDCHIGSGVEIKNSIIMTGTRIPHLSYVGDSIIGQNCNLGAGTQIANLRLDKKTIAVNGINTGRQKLGGIFGDGVVTGINASINPGTMVGHRARIGPGAAAKGVLAPGATVY; encoded by the coding sequence ATGATGGGTAATACCTCTACGGTAGTGATTATGGCCGCCGGAGAAGGCGCGAGAATGCGCCCGCTTACCGGGACTCGCCCCAAGGTGATGCTGCCGGTGGCTGGAAAGCCGATCCTGGAACATTTGCTTACCGAATGCGCGGCCGCCGGCGCCGGCGATTTCATCCTGGTTGTCGGTTATCACGATGAAGCGGTCAGAAACTATTTTACCGATGGCAGCAAGTGGGGAGTAAATATCAGATATGTCATTCAGCGGCAGCCAGCTGGTACCGCTGACGCCTTGCGCCAGTCAAGTCATCTCCTGGGTACCGCCTTTGTTTTACTGAACGGCGACATCATGCTGAAATCAGTCGACATTGTCCCGCTGATTTCAGCGGAAACCAATCTGATTTCTATCGTTGAACTTCCAAATGTCGAGGGTAAGGGAGTGATCGAGACTCGGGGCGGGCAAGTCGTCCGGCTGTACGAGAAATGTACCAACCCGCCAACCCGACTGGCTAACGCCGGGGTATATCATTTTACGGGGGATATCCTGAAATTCGTACAGCAGACTCCGATATCGCCACGAGGCGAGTATGAAATAACCGATACGGTTCAGGCGCTTATCGACGCCGGAATTCCAGTCGGTTACCGGTTGGTCAGCACCTGGTCAGAACTGAGTTACCCGTGGGATTTGCTTCAGGCTAACGAATCGGCGCTGGCGAATTGCCCGCCGTCCGTCGAGGGCATGATCGAGCCTGGCGCCACCATTACCGGCTCTGTCGCCATCGGCGATGGAAGCTTGATCAAAGCCGGGTCTTACATCACAGGGCCGGTGAAAATTGGCAGAAATTGCGTTATCGGGCCAAACTGCCATATCCGCCCGGCAACGGATATCGGGGATGATTGTCATATCGGCTCCGGTGTAGAAATCAAGAATTCGATCATCATGACAGGCACCAGGATTCCTCACCTCTCTTATGTGGGTGACAGTATAATCGGGCAAAATTGCAACCTGGGGGCCGGAACTCAAATAGCCAACCTGCGGCTGGATAAAAAAACGATCGCGGTAAACGGAATCAACACCGGCAGGCAAAAACTGGGCGGTATCTTCGGAGACGGCGTCGTCACCGGTATCAATGCCTCGATCAATCCCGGGACCATGGTGGGGCACCGGGCGCGGATTGGACCGGGGGCGGCTGCCAAGGGCGTCCTTGCGCCCGGCGCGACGGTTTATTGA
- a CDS encoding ATP-binding protein codes for MADWQIIGQKNVAAFLAKSLEKGVLCHAYLLTAPEHSGKTALALKLAQALNCTGDNSPCGGCESCRRITAGIHADVRLISVQAADEDGKNRVELSIEQVREINHAVSLPPFEGKFRVIIIDEAERLSTGAANALLKTLEEPPPGVVFILTTVRENQLPETIRSRCMKLRLAAAPRREIVRFLEHGLGFPAERADLLARLSQGRAGWAITAARDEGLQLERRDNLLKLTDALGSGFDFRFELADKLSQRFGKTRTEIYRLLDQWLSFCRDILLVKLDIKEEVINTDYEIITAELASRITAAEAQRLIGSLNATRRHLEQNASPRLALEVLMLNLPVIKGSTNRIG; via the coding sequence ATGGCTGATTGGCAGATAATCGGGCAAAAGAATGTAGCCGCCTTTTTGGCGAAAAGCCTCGAAAAAGGGGTACTGTGCCACGCTTATCTGCTTACCGCTCCCGAGCATTCCGGCAAGACTGCGCTGGCTTTGAAACTGGCCCAAGCCCTTAACTGCACTGGGGACAACTCCCCGTGCGGCGGTTGCGAATCTTGCCGCCGTATAACCGCCGGTATTCACGCCGATGTCCGGTTGATCAGTGTTCAAGCCGCAGACGAGGACGGTAAAAACAGGGTAGAATTATCCATCGAACAGGTTCGAGAGATAAATCATGCCGTTTCACTGCCGCCTTTTGAAGGCAAATTTCGGGTGATTATTATTGATGAAGCCGAACGTTTGTCCACCGGGGCTGCTAATGCGTTGTTAAAAACGCTGGAAGAACCGCCGCCCGGGGTGGTTTTCATCCTGACGACTGTCAGAGAGAATCAACTGCCTGAGACGATTCGGTCACGTTGTATGAAGCTCAGGCTGGCGGCGGCGCCGCGCCGGGAAATAGTCCGGTTTCTTGAGCATGGCCTGGGGTTTCCGGCGGAACGCGCCGATTTACTGGCGCGCCTCAGCCAGGGCAGGGCAGGCTGGGCCATTACCGCCGCCCGAGACGAAGGACTGCAATTGGAAAGGCGCGACAATCTTCTGAAGCTTACCGATGCTCTCGGCTCGGGATTCGACTTCCGGTTCGAACTGGCAGATAAACTGTCCCAGCGTTTCGGTAAGACTCGTACCGAAATATATCGTCTCCTGGATCAATGGCTCAGCTTCTGCCGGGATATCCTGCTGGTAAAACTTGACATAAAAGAAGAAGTTATTAATACTGATTATGAGATAATTACTGCGGAACTGGCAAGCCGGATCACCGCCGCGGAGGCGCAGCGTCTGATCGGGTCCTTGAATGCCACGCGGCGCCATCTGGAACAAAACGCCTCGCCCCGCCTTGCCCTTGAGGTGTTGATGCTGAACTTGCCGGTGATAAAAGGGAGTACCAATAGAATTGGCTAA
- a CDS encoding HNH endonuclease, with protein sequence MLNHPVLVLNQNYEPIHVCQVRRAILLCYQGKAEMLEDGLGLLHTVRLSIPMPSVIRLQHHVRRPRPRHKLTRWEIFHRDDFSCQYCGKKAQPLTIDHVIPRFQGGRHSWENLVAACVPCNRHKAGRTPEQANMKLLKKPGMPEGRPLVVVSHRYQERMHIWQKYLPA encoded by the coding sequence ATGCTCAATCACCCGGTGCTGGTGCTGAACCAGAATTACGAGCCCATCCACGTCTGCCAGGTTAGGCGCGCTATCCTCTTATGCTATCAGGGCAAAGCGGAAATGCTGGAAGACGGCCTCGGCCTGCTCCACACCGTCCGACTCTCCATTCCCATGCCTTCGGTCATCCGGCTGCAGCATCACGTGAGACGTCCGCGCCCCCGGCACAAACTCACGCGGTGGGAAATTTTCCACCGCGATGATTTTTCCTGCCAGTACTGCGGTAAAAAAGCCCAGCCTCTGACCATCGACCACGTCATCCCCCGTTTCCAGGGCGGGCGCCACTCGTGGGAAAATTTGGTAGCCGCCTGCGTGCCATGCAACCGCCACAAGGCTGGTCGAACCCCTGAGCAGGCAAACATGAAACTGCTTAAAAAACCCGGTATGCCGGAAGGCAGGCCGCTGGTTGTCGTCTCACACCGGTACCAGGAGCGGATGCACATTTGGCAGAAGTACCTGCCGGCTTAA
- a CDS encoding inorganic diphosphatase, producing the protein MSLKVPQDRNSNEIRIFTGCNEEDTCPKVRRERLAETEEMILTILIEIPKGSRNKYEYDKERKIIKFDRMLFSAVHYPSDYGFIIDTLAEDTDPLDALVLVSEPTFPGCLIEAKPVGLFRMRDEKGPDEKILCVPMGDPHWNFIQELSDVPPHLLKEIEHFFIIYKELEKKKTGVEGWEDRESAIKAVHASRKRYQDNLKQLGASRI; encoded by the coding sequence ATGTCATTGAAGGTACCGCAGGATAGAAACTCCAACGAAATCCGCATCTTCACCGGCTGTAACGAAGAAGACACTTGTCCAAAAGTCCGGCGGGAACGGCTGGCCGAAACTGAAGAAATGATTTTGACCATACTGATCGAAATTCCCAAGGGAAGCCGCAATAAATACGAGTACGACAAAGAGCGCAAGATAATCAAATTCGACCGCATGTTGTTTTCTGCGGTGCATTATCCGTCGGACTACGGCTTCATCATCGATACCCTAGCCGAAGACACCGATCCCCTGGATGCTCTGGTGCTGGTATCCGAACCAACCTTTCCCGGCTGCTTGATCGAAGCCAAACCGGTGGGTTTGTTCCGCATGCGGGACGAAAAAGGACCCGATGAAAAAATCCTGTGCGTCCCCATGGGGGATCCCCACTGGAACTTCATCCAGGAACTTTCAGACGTCCCGCCTCACCTGTTGAAGGAGATCGAGCACTTTTTCATCATCTACAAGGAACTGGAGAAAAAGAAGACCGGCGTCGAGGGCTGGGAAGATCGGGAATCAGCCATCAAGGCGGTACATGCCTCGCGCAAGCGTTACCAGGACAACCTGAAGCAGCTCGGCGCCAGCCGGATTTAG
- a CDS encoding DnaD domain-containing protein yields the protein MKTFEGFPDKFEFTAVPKPFLAQALPLISSLEELKASLLFFRVLYQKKGFPPYVTAAEIADLNSGLDEAAADQALSETAARGTTIKLAVVEKGKPVALYFLNDGRNREAVQEIIAGRIKLGSITPNEPVKFVSSPELPDIFSLYEQNIGLLTPIIAEELKEALKLYPESWVKDAVKEAASLNKRNWRYISKILENWAAGGRNDGTYFGNPQKDPDKYTKGKYGKFVRR from the coding sequence ATGAAAACTTTCGAGGGCTTCCCCGATAAATTCGAATTCACCGCCGTGCCGAAACCCTTCCTGGCACAAGCGCTGCCGCTTATCAGCAGTCTCGAGGAACTCAAAGCCTCCCTGCTGTTCTTCAGGGTGCTTTATCAAAAAAAGGGCTTCCCGCCGTATGTCACCGCGGCCGAGATCGCTGATCTGAACTCCGGGTTGGATGAAGCCGCCGCGGACCAGGCATTAAGCGAGACGGCGGCCAGAGGTACCACCATCAAGCTGGCGGTGGTCGAAAAAGGTAAACCGGTAGCCCTGTATTTTTTGAATGACGGGCGGAACCGCGAAGCTGTCCAGGAGATTATTGCAGGCAGGATTAAACTCGGGAGCATCACGCCAAACGAACCTGTCAAGTTTGTGTCATCACCCGAACTGCCGGATATTTTCAGCTTGTATGAACAGAATATCGGCCTTCTGACACCCATCATTGCCGAAGAACTCAAGGAAGCGTTGAAACTCTACCCTGAATCCTGGGTGAAGGACGCAGTCAAAGAGGCCGCCAGTCTTAACAAGCGCAACTGGCGATACATCAGCAAAATACTGGAAAACTGGGCCGCAGGCGGCAGGAACGATGGAACATATTTCGGAAATCCTCAAAAAGACCCTGACAAATACACCAAAGGCAAATACGGGAAATTTGTCCGGCGCTGA
- a CDS encoding PSP1 domain-containing protein, with protein MANVVDIRLKRAGKLYQFDPGDFDLQAGVNVVVETAHGPEIGRVVNPVREMADDQLESPLKPVIRLATAEDIERRHKTCFAESQTLADCEELVAKLGLPMKCLAAEYNLDESHLTVFFSSEGRVDFRELVRELGRKLHVRVELRQVGPRDETKLLGGYGRCGRELCCASFLTDFAPVSIKMAKEQNLPLNPVKISGVCGRLLCCLGHEYEVYKELNEERARCCAAAAAVEPALQSIRPVSPEPADRISVAPITEADDQTPADGIKAEAAGVAHRRRRKRRR; from the coding sequence TTGGCTAATGTCGTAGATATTCGTTTAAAACGGGCGGGTAAGCTGTATCAATTCGACCCGGGGGATTTTGACCTTCAAGCAGGGGTTAATGTGGTTGTCGAAACCGCCCATGGTCCGGAAATAGGGCGGGTGGTAAATCCGGTCCGGGAAATGGCCGACGATCAACTCGAGTCGCCTTTAAAACCGGTGATAAGGTTAGCTACTGCTGAAGATATTGAACGCCGTCACAAGACGTGTTTCGCCGAGTCTCAGACGCTTGCTGATTGCGAGGAGTTGGTAGCGAAGCTCGGTTTGCCGATGAAATGCCTGGCGGCGGAATACAATCTCGATGAGAGTCACCTGACAGTATTCTTCAGCTCGGAAGGCCGTGTTGATTTTAGGGAATTGGTCCGCGAACTCGGCCGAAAACTCCACGTTCGAGTCGAATTGCGCCAGGTCGGTCCGCGGGACGAAACAAAGCTGCTCGGAGGTTACGGTCGTTGCGGCCGTGAGTTGTGCTGCGCCAGTTTCTTGACTGATTTTGCCCCGGTATCAATTAAAATGGCCAAAGAACAGAACCTGCCGCTGAATCCGGTCAAGATCTCCGGCGTCTGCGGCCGGCTGCTCTGCTGCCTGGGTCATGAATATGAAGTCTACAAGGAACTAAACGAAGAGCGCGCCCGTTGTTGCGCTGCAGCGGCAGCGGTCGAACCCGCGCTTCAATCTATCAGGCCTGTTTCTCCGGAACCGGCGGATAGGATTTCAGTGGCGCCGATCACCGAAGCCGATGACCAGACGCCGGCCGATGGAATAAAGGCGGAAGCGGCCGGAGTAGCCCATCGCAGACGGAGAAAAAGGCGCAGATAA
- the dnaB gene encoding replicative DNA helicase yields the protein MVESRLPPHDLAAEEAVNGSLLIDGKVIYELAAFLRPADFYSETGRCVYEAALELYHRGEAIDQITVARELDRQRNLEKVGGAAYLAHLLTTVPTSLDAEHYGRIIYNLSVSRLLISAGIKITELGYSADPSPGAVISKAETLLYNLRNERASVDFIHIKSILDRYLEPPQTAQHLESVPTGFYGLNDYIGGLKRGDLIIVAGRPSMGKTSLGLNIARNAAVDHHACVAVFSLEMSSDSLVQRLLSSEAGINVRHFTPGLSSPDDENRIMHAIGILSEAPIYIDDSPQLRIADLRSKARRLHFEYGIDLIIVDYLQLLQGDSGSGKGDNRVQEISYISRALKGIARELNVPVVALSQLSRAVEWRSSHEPKLSDLRESGSIEQDADIVIFIYREEVYFKEEEWAATYPDKEYPREIADIIIAKHRNGPTGTIKVRFRHALTKFENLQSIAEIA from the coding sequence TTGGTTGAATCACGGTTGCCGCCTCACGACCTGGCCGCTGAAGAAGCCGTTAACGGTTCGCTTCTGATCGACGGGAAAGTCATTTATGAGCTTGCCGCTTTTCTTCGGCCGGCGGATTTTTACAGCGAAACGGGACGCTGCGTTTATGAAGCCGCCCTGGAGCTGTACCACCGCGGCGAAGCGATTGATCAGATCACCGTTGCCCGCGAACTGGACCGCCAACGCAATCTGGAGAAGGTCGGCGGGGCGGCCTACCTGGCGCATCTGCTCACCACGGTACCAACTTCGCTGGATGCGGAACACTACGGCCGCATCATCTATAACCTGTCCGTATCGCGCCTCCTGATCAGCGCCGGCATCAAGATCACCGAATTGGGTTACTCCGCCGACCCCAGCCCGGGCGCGGTGATCTCAAAGGCTGAGACCCTGCTTTACAATTTGCGCAACGAACGCGCCTCCGTCGATTTCATTCACATCAAAAGTATCCTCGACCGCTACCTGGAACCGCCTCAAACGGCGCAGCACCTTGAGAGCGTACCGACGGGCTTTTATGGTCTGAATGACTACATCGGCGGCTTGAAGCGGGGCGATCTGATCATTGTCGCCGGACGCCCGAGCATGGGCAAAACTTCATTGGGCTTGAACATCGCCCGCAATGCCGCGGTCGACCACCACGCTTGCGTCGCCGTCTTCTCTCTGGAGATGTCTTCTGATTCACTGGTACAAAGGCTGCTGTCCAGTGAAGCCGGAATCAATGTCAGGCACTTTACCCCGGGATTGTCCTCTCCCGATGACGAAAACCGGATCATGCACGCCATCGGGATTCTGTCCGAGGCGCCTATCTACATCGATGACTCGCCGCAATTGCGGATCGCCGACCTGCGCTCCAAAGCCCGACGCCTGCATTTTGAATACGGCATCGACCTGATAATCGTTGACTATCTCCAATTGCTGCAGGGAGACTCAGGCAGCGGCAAGGGTGACAACCGGGTCCAGGAGATCAGTTATATTTCCCGCGCCTTAAAGGGAATCGCCCGGGAACTCAACGTGCCGGTGGTGGCGCTTTCCCAACTGTCACGGGCTGTCGAATGGCGGTCGTCACACGAACCAAAGCTCTCGGACTTGCGTGAAAGCGGCTCAATCGAACAGGACGCCGATATCGTGATATTCATTTACCGCGAGGAGGTCTATTTCAAAGAGGAGGAGTGGGCCGCTACCTACCCCGACAAGGAGTATCCGCGGGAGATCGCCGACATCATCATCGCCAAACACCGCAACGGTCCCACCGGAACGATTAAAGTGCGTTTCCGGCACGCGCTGACCAAATTCGAAAATCTGCAGTCCATTGCTGAGATTGCCTGA